In Flavobacterium sp. N3904, one DNA window encodes the following:
- a CDS encoding rhomboid family intramembrane serine protease produces MEENQFKFTNAVIGVPLFFVLFLWFIYWLEIRFGYDFDQNGILPRTFSGLQGVVFSPFIHSNIEHLYNNSIPLLVLLAALFFFYNKEAIGILVYGILLSGTLTWIIGRENYHIGASSLIYVLVSFIFFKGLQTQYYRLVALSLTVIVLYGGMVWYVFPNPETSSSNISWEGHLSGLITGLSLTFFYKKLEFKKIIKYDWERPDYNPLEDKFMQRFDENGNFVNPPKPEIIVEDPVEINPFFLSNSNVVYDFIENQDAINEKNESKPEP; encoded by the coding sequence ATGGAAGAAAATCAATTTAAATTCACCAATGCTGTAATTGGAGTGCCGCTTTTTTTTGTTTTATTCCTGTGGTTTATTTACTGGTTGGAAATACGTTTTGGCTACGATTTTGATCAAAACGGAATTTTACCAAGAACTTTTTCGGGATTGCAAGGTGTTGTTTTCAGCCCATTCATCCATTCCAATATTGAACATCTTTATAATAATTCTATTCCGTTACTGGTGCTGTTGGCAGCCTTGTTCTTTTTCTACAACAAAGAAGCAATAGGAATACTGGTATACGGAATTTTACTTTCCGGAACTTTAACTTGGATTATCGGAAGAGAAAATTACCATATTGGAGCCAGTAGCTTAATTTATGTATTGGTTTCTTTTATATTTTTCAAAGGTTTGCAAACCCAATATTATCGTTTAGTAGCTTTATCATTAACAGTTATTGTACTTTATGGAGGAATGGTTTGGTATGTTTTTCCAAATCCCGAGACTTCAAGTAGCAATATTTCGTGGGAAGGCCATTTGTCGGGGTTAATAACGGGTTTGTCATTAACTTTTTTTTATAAGAAACTAGAATTCAAGAAAATAATTAAATACGATTGGGAGCGTCCGGATTACAATCCATTAGAAGATAAATTCATGCAGCGCTTTGATGAAAACGGCAATTTTGTCAATCCGCCAAAACCTGAAATTATTGTAGAAGATCCAGTGGAAATCAATCCCTTTTTTCTTTCGAACTCAAATGTGGTTTATGATTTTATCGAAAATCAGGACGCAATAAACGAAAAAAATGAATCAAAACCGGAGCCTTGA